AGCTATTTGTTTTTTTCATATTTAATAACCCATGAATAAAGATTAGGATATTTAACACCATATTTAGTACATATATCTTTGTAATTTTTCCCTTTTTCTATACATTCTTTTGCAATACTCATCTTAGTTTCTTTACTTAGTTTAGGACTTCTCATAGAGTATATTTCTCCTTTAGGATCATATTCTTTTAATATACCCTTATTATACTGATTTATCCAATTTTTTACAACATTTTTACTAATTAAATACTCTATTCCTAATTGTCGAGTACTTTTTCCAGCAAGATATTCATTTATTACTTTTTGTTTAAACTCTATAGTATATGATCTATTATGCTTACCTACTTCTTTAAGACCTTTTTCTCCATGAAATCTATATTTTGAAACAATAATACTTAGAGTCTCTGTAGCGATATTATATTCTTTTGCTACAACTGAAATTGGAATTCCTTCTTTAATATTTTTAACCATTTTAAGTTTTTCTTCAAATGTAAATTTACCTTTTCTTCCCATAAAAAATGTACCTCCAAACTTTTTCACATTTCTGTGTCCAGTTTTTTGGTACATGTTCTATACTAGTTATAATCCTTTTTCTATTTATTTTTTCATTAAATAATGTTATAATTATAAATATTAACTGAAAGGAGAACTGTTATGAGCTATATTAAAATTGAAAATCTAAAAAAGAGCTATATTATAGGTGAAAATATTATAGTTGCAAATAATGATATAAATTTTGAAATTAATAAAGGTGAATTTGTTGTGATTTTAGGTTCTTCTGGTGCTGGTAAATCTACTTTACTTAATATATTAGGTGGTATGGATGTTGTAGATTCAGGTAATATATATATAGATAATAAAAATATTGCCAGTTTTAATAAAAATGAGTTAACTAAATATAGAAGATTTGATGTTGGTTTTATATTCCAATTTTATAATTTATTACCAAATTTAACTGCTAAAGAAAATGTTGAGTTAGCTTCTGAATTAGTATCTGATAATATAGATGTAGACAAAATTTTAAAAGAAGTTGGATTAGAAAATAGAATGGATAATTTTCCATCACAATTATCTGGTGGAGAACAACAAAGAGTTTCTATTGCAAGAGCTATAGCTAAAAATCCTAAAATACTTTTATGTGATGAACCTACAGGAGCATTAGATTTTAATACAGGTAAACAAGTTTTAAAAATTTTATCTGATTTAAGTTCTAAAAAGAATGTTACTGTAATTATTGTAACTCATAATTCTGAGATTGCAAAAATTGCGGATAAAGTAATACATATGCAAGATGCAAAGGTAAAAGAAATGTACATTAATGAACATAAAATTAATGTTGATGAAATAAAGTGGTAAAGGTGAAATAAAAATGAGAGTATTAAGTTTAGATGGTGGAGGATTAAAGGGAATTTATACCATAATGATGCTTGATAAAATACAAAAAGATTTTAATATAAAATTTTATGAATATTTTGATATTATTATTGGAACAAGTACAGGTTCAATAATTGCGACTTTGTTATCATTAGGGTACGAACCTAGAGAAATTTTGAATATATATAAAGATTGTTATAAAGATATTTTTAAGAAAAAAAGTAATAGAAAAAGAGGACTTTTTGGTTCTTTATATGAAAACTATAGATTAGAAAATACAATAAATAAATATATTAACAATTTATCTTATAAAGATTTAAAAACAAATTTAATCATACCAAGTGTAGATCTTAGTGATTCGAAAATTAATATAGTTAAAAGTTATGAAGAATTAAATAAAAAAGTTGAAGAACAATTTGATCTAAGAGATGCTATAATTTCTTCATCTGCAGCTCCAGGATTCTTTTCCCCACATAAAATTAATGAAAAAATGTATGTTGATGGTTCAATTTTTTCTAATAATCCAGCGTTATTAGGGCTAGCAGTTTCTTTTGAATTAGGTGTAAAAGATTTAAAAGAACTAAAAATATTATCTTTAGGAACTGGAATTGAAAATATTAAATATGATATATCTGAGGTATCAAATCAAAGTATAAAAAAAATGTTTAGACTTAATTCTTTTTTAGATAATATGTTCATGAAATTTTTCAATGTAGATGAAAAGGATTCGGGATTAATATCTATGGCATTTCCTTTATTAAAAACTACAATGAAAACGTCTATTGAAAATACAGACTATATTTTAACTAGGATATTAGATAATAGGAATTATTTAAGGATAAATGATCTTTCTAAAGATTTAAAAATAGATGAATTTCCAACTGAATTGATAAATAATATAGATGAACTTTATCTACAAAATCATTATTCTAATTTAGAAATATTTTTTAATGAAGAAATAAATGAA
This window of the Streptobacillus felis genome carries:
- a CDS encoding transposase yields the protein MGRKGKFTFEEKLKMVKNIKEGIPISVVAKEYNIATETLSIIVSKYRFHGEKGLKEVGKHNRSYTIEFKQKVINEYLAGKSTRQLGIEYLISKNVVKNWINQYNKGILKEYDPKGEIYSMRSPKLSKETKMSIAKECIEKGKNYKDICTKYGVKYPNLYSWVIKYEKNK
- a CDS encoding ABC transporter ATP-binding protein yields the protein MSYIKIENLKKSYIIGENIIVANNDINFEINKGEFVVILGSSGAGKSTLLNILGGMDVVDSGNIYIDNKNIASFNKNELTKYRRFDVGFIFQFYNLLPNLTAKENVELASELVSDNIDVDKILKEVGLENRMDNFPSQLSGGEQQRVSIARAIAKNPKILLCDEPTGALDFNTGKQVLKILSDLSSKKNVTVIIVTHNSEIAKIADKVIHMQDAKVKEMYINEHKINVDEIKW
- a CDS encoding patatin-like phospholipase family protein → MRVLSLDGGGLKGIYTIMMLDKIQKDFNIKFYEYFDIIIGTSTGSIIATLLSLGYEPREILNIYKDCYKDIFKKKSNRKRGLFGSLYENYRLENTINKYINNLSYKDLKTNLIIPSVDLSDSKINIVKSYEELNKKVEEQFDLRDAIISSSAAPGFFSPHKINEKMYVDGSIFSNNPALLGLAVSFELGVKDLKELKILSLGTGIENIKYDISEVSNQSIKKMFRLNSFLDNMFMKFFNVDEKDSGLISMAFPLLKTTMKTSIENTDYILTRILDNRNYLRINDLSKDLKIDEFPTELINNIDELYLQNHYSNLEIFFNEEINELLIIQNKSWIKKKIYNLGEKLKKFAIK